GAGTTGCCATAAGGTGAGCTACAGGGCGTGTGAGCACATCCACAAGATATTAGTAACATATactacacattttaaataaagagaaactttctttctcttttgttaaTACACAGATGAGCTGTGCTTTTATGTTCATCAACTGCATTTTCCCATATGGATCATTTAagtctgacaaaataaaaataggcAACATCTGTTCTGTgctttttgaaaaatgccacaGACAAATGGACAGACAAACGGATGTATATGGTAAATCATAACATTTTGGCACattaatgaagttaacaaccgATGGGTGTCTGTAAATCACCTGTGCCGTGGGTAGTCTCATTAGCATGTCTTCACATTTCTCTAGTCTCTGGCTGTTGTGCTGACACACACTGGGTGTGTGTAGAGACTCCTTGGCAAAAGAAGGTGTCTGATGGCAGTCCATCACACTGTCCtgcacataacacacacacacacacacacacacacacttcatcaaaaaaaaaagaagctcctACCAAATGAGGTGATGCTAAATGAGAAACTACTTCTGTGTTGATTTGTGATCTAATTTTCCTGTGGTGTTTTATCTAACTCACCATCCAGGTCCAGAAGACATTCTCCACCTGTTTCCAGTTCAGATATGCCTCTAGAAGGTCACAGAGCTGCTGTATACGACCACAGTCCTACAGgacatacacaaatacatttaaaaatatatatataaataaacatacagctagtcttttaaaatgtactcattcTAGCcataaatcattataaattataGTTAATAATTatatgtcaacacacacacacacacacaattacctCTTTTAGTGCTGTCAAGCTTTGATTCGAGGAAGAAGACACAGTGGGCAAGAGGCTGGCAGAACAAATCTGAGAAGTTAAAATTTGACAGTCAGTCTGTTGTTCTACAGTACCCGCTTGTGGACATGGAAAAGAGGAGACTTTCTCACAGTGTGAAGTTTCCGAGTCCGCTCCTCTACCATGGACAGCAGGATCCGCCTTTGGTGTCTCAGACAGCCGACGAGCCACTGAAGTCTCCGCAGCGAGGAAGAGTCAAACTGGAGCTCACTAGAGACCAGAGAAATCACCTAATACAGAGATTTGAGATACAAAggtataaaaatatgttttacagaATTAACCTTTCCAGTGCACTGTGATGGTGTTAATGTTATACCAATGTTACTCACAGGTAAAGGTGCGAGTAGCACTTTGTCGAGTTGCTGTACTCGCTGTGTCAGCAGTGTCTCTAGTGTCCCTGTAGCGAGCAGCCAGCCTAGTGCCAGGAGAAGATCTCTGCCGGAGAAACtctttccctcctcttcttctcctgtctGCCTTCCATATGTCCAGTCAGCATGGCAGCCAGTCTGCCTGAGGCCGGCAGCCACTGCCTTCCTGTGCTCTGAGTCTACATGCAGACAGGCAAAACGATACTCTGTCATTGAGCAAGTGGTATACTGGATAGTTACTTTTACTTAATGCAgttagaaaatatttttttattaattatgtagaattattattgctgtatttcattcatttctcacttgatttaattgttttcctttatttatttacgtatagtgagacctgctatgatgtatggcttggaggCAGTGGCACTCTCTaagacaggaggtggagctggaggtggcagagctgaagatgatGTGATGAACAGGAATGAGCATATTAGAGGGACAGCTCGGGTTAAACAGTTTAGAGATAAAGGAAGAGATTCAAGGTTAAGATGCTTTGGTCACGGTGTGGAGGagagatagtgattatattggacaagagatgttgaagctgaagctgctggGCAGAAGGAAAAGAGGATGACCACAGAGAAggggacaagatggaggcagatgatccactgtggcgaccccttaagggagaagctgaaagaataAGATCTCTTAATTTATACAAGTTTTTAATCAATAATTTTTTGTGTTCGGATGTGTACCAGTGACATGGCTGTATCCAGCAGAATAGTGAACTAACAACAGCAACTATGAATTGATGAGCCGAAATATCATGatactttaaaaatgtgtccaaGCCAAGGAAGATATGAACTATGATCACTGTGATGTGTTTGACATTTACACTATTCTAAATGATGTGTATCATTTCACTTATACTAACATTGGAAACATTTTGATTAGTTATATAACTGATTGTGAAATCATATAGAGCTGTGCCAATGCAAATACCtgctgttttcaaactgaaCAAATCCAGAAGATATGAAAAACCACTACAGTCCAAGACAAAaagcatcaacaacaacacacatatCTACAAAATAATTATGTTACCCACCTCCTCTTGGCTGTCCACCTGCTTCAAAGGAAACAACACCAGTTCTCTGAAGGATGTTGGTGAGGAGCTGCCAAAACTGACCTTCctggaaaacaacagcaaccacaaagCCTATAATATACAAGCATATTTGCAATATCACACAAGTACACTTACCACAAGCAATAATTGTGattatgataaaaacaaaatatgacagaGGTCCTACTGAATATCGAGGTTTGTTTTTAGTAGAACTCACTCTCAATTTTCTTCTGcctcactgtgtttttggctttgTCCTAATTCTTGCTTATGTGTCGTGTTCCCTCTTTCAGACCCAAGTTCCCACTGAAGGCATTAAGAAGGTCAATGTCCTTGGTGACCGAAGATCTTCTACACTGGCCTCACCCCCATTGCCTTATGTGATCTGTGTGGTCAAATTCAACCCTCACAGCAATCGACGTCATCGGTGCAGATCCATCACAAATGTATCTCTCTTCTATTGTGTCTGTGAAAATTTTCAGTCACCCAGGTCATAGTCCTCCTCAGGGGTTAGCTATAGggaactggacttgcttgagtaaAGCTCTaaacatttcacctctcatccaagaggttTCTTCAGTTCTTTAGTTCCAGAACTGATGAAGCCTCTGGGATGACAGGTGAAATGTAATTTCCATTGTGACAAATTTGTTTCTCATTTCTCTCTATTTTTTATCTTACTTAAATTGTTATGTAAGATTAGGCAAGCAAAATGTCCtaactaaatgtttttattttatactaaATTTAAAGTCGTGATGTAAAATGTATCACTCCATGAACAGAGCGACAATgtccccacagacacacaaaaaacctgCTAAACAGAGAGATTCATGTGGCGCTTGCAGACTTAATCAGCACTGATTGAGTAAAGTTGAAgacataataatatagtaatataatatttgtttatattaaaatgttacAAACTACAGCAAGTTAGTGCACATATGACATTGACAACAACAGATACAAACGTACCACCTCGAGTCCACCACCGAATTTTGCCCGTCTGAAGGTCTCAGGAGTGGGGACAGCGTCCAGGCCGGTGGCCGTTAACAGTCTGCACAGAGCCCCAATCACCTGCTTCACTTCCACATTCACTGACGCTTTTCTCCGCTGCATTACAACCACGATAAactacacacactacaaacagTATTATACATGTTCTCATATATGTATAATACTCAAATTGTGACTCAAATTCCACCTCCTTTATTCGGCTTTTGGCTTAAACTTTTTGGTATTTCGCGCCGATGACAACTTCCGGGTACACCGTCGCGCATAATAATAACGTCACAGGCATGACGTTATCACTCCGCGTTCTCCCTTGCTTCCATGCCTGTGAATAGAACTCTTGATAGAACTCCACTCTGAGAATTAAACTGAGAATTGggtttttaaaattaaactttCATTTGACGTTTTTGTTGTGTCCACCAAGCTTTTACCTGTGTCACAATGAATTCGGACGTGGAGGACTTAATGCCGAGGCTTCTGCCTGTGGAGTTTGAATCCAGCACAGTGAAGCTGGACCTGAATGGACCACCGAGGAACCCACAGGAATATCTGCGACAAGTCCAGTGAGTTCACCTCAGTCACACTCCCCTTTGTCTGTGTATGGACGGTGGACAATGAATGGTTGTGTTTTGCAGCGAAAAGGTTTTCTTGGTCACGCATTCCtgcatgtatttttgttttacaaggggggggggggggggggggatagctTAATTATTGTATAGAAGGATGTTAATGGGATGAATGTGGAACAGCAGTTCTgtgctaaataataataataatatgggtGTCCTTTTTCATCAGGTTGGAAGCATCATTATGTCCAGAGGTGGTAGTTGCTCAGATCGACCCCAAGAAACTCAAGAAACAAACAGTCAATGTATCAGTGAGTAAACAAACATATTAAGGTCCGGTCTTAAAATGGAGAAACAAATATACCACTGCATCATCACACAGGACAGTGTCTCCCTTGATGGCTCAAAAGACTATGTAAAGATTATGATAAATGTGAAAAACGTCAaaatgataattaaaaaaaaaactaagtgaCTGAATTAAGTGGTTTTATTTagtaaatgtataaattaaatCCCATCACCACTTATTATAAGTCTGCCTCCATACTTTCAATAAGCATTTGTGATGAGGTGAGTTGAAGACGgtaaattatttataattatagtACTTTTAGTTGTGCATTATGTGGCACAGCTGCCAGGACTAATTTGAGGTGTTAAGGAGGCAGGAATTGAACTGCTGACCCATGTCTGAGAAgtgtcttctctgtgtttcaggTGCCAGGCTGCCGTGCTGCTCCCACAGGTCTCTGCCCCAGTCTGAGTTGGCAGCAGCAACAAGTCGGTAACTTTTCAGAGCTCAGACAGGTAAAAGaaagtttagtttgtttttactcaagtcaataaaaaccacatgtTAAAACTGTCCACAACCTGAAATTGTTTGAATTGTTAGAATTGGAAACAAAGCATTGTTTGCATGGGTCACTTTTAAAAGACAATGTAAGCAGCATGTGGGAATCAGGCATCAACACCTGCTGTGTAAATGCAGACCAACATCCTCTCCCATTTTCATTTCAGACAATCACAAAGAACAGAATTCACTGGAGTAGCCAGACTCTGGATGACAATGTGCAAGTGGTAAGGACATGACATTTCATTCTGTGGTTAAAACTGTGTATATTCATTATAAGTAGTATCACACTTTGACATGAAAGGCATCTGTTTTTAGTTACATAGTGATATTAGAAATTAGATAATaggcctgtttgtgtgtgtttcacagccAAAGCTGACAGATGAGGTGGGCTGGAAGCGGTTTTGTTTAGGGGAGAAGGTCTATATGGACACatcatcatgtgacacagaagTGGAAGCAGAGCCTGGACTGGACTATAGCAAGGTTGTATAGCTTGTTGTATGAAAGTacgagttgtttttttaaaaccacagagCCTTGAATGTGACTGAACTGGAACACTGATGGATGCATGTGTCTGTTCAGGTGGGCTTTCCTCCCTTCCTCAGCATCGTCAGCAGACTCAACCAGGTAAAATCGACTCGCTGTTTCAGTTTTAGTGCATCATGTCACACATTGTCTGATGcgtttgttttctctcctctcagacTACAGTGTTGATGGTGTTGGAAATCCTCATTGGTTGGTTTGAGGAGAGAGAATTTGTTCCACAGCTGGTGAGTTTGGTCAATGAAGTTGTCAAACCTTCTTTTGTTGGTTGTTTGGTTTAGTCCATACAAGTGTGGACACTGGTTACATGTGGTAAAGCACGGATGTAGCCTATGTTTCCGTTCCGCCTACATCTACACTTCTAAACACCTGAACTCCACATGATTGTGGACACAGAGCATGACAACAGTACTTGTTTGCTGCAGGGTTGCTGGTTGTACGCTTTATTGGCCTGCCTGGAGAAGCCTCTACTGCCTGAAGCCCACTCCTGCATCAGACAGCTGGCCAGGAGATGTGCTCAGCTCCGCAGCACGTTGGTAGGACactgttttatgtttaaataaatatataagttGCTATTTGGGGGGGATTCTGTGGATCTCTTTTGCACAAAACTGACTGAAGTGATGGCTCAGGTGGTCATAAACTCATGACGTGATTTTCTGCTCCCATGATTCCACAGGAGAGTCAGGAGGACGAGAAACTGCCTGCCCTCAACCTGCTCATCTGTCTTGTTGCCAGGTATCTACCACCAAGTCCACACAGGTTCACTTTCACTAGGTTACTTGCATGCTtggtaatacaaaaaaaatccagaataAAGACAGGATTTTCTTCAATTTACTGGTCTTAACTAAAGCCTTTTGAGTGGAAGTAGAAAATAAAGAGGCACAGTTCTACATCTTACAGGTAAGTGGCCCATCAAAAGCCAAAATGTTGCAAAGTGCTTTAAGTTGTTTTAGCAGGGTAACAGGGAGTtagttttgttttctaatttaCATCTTTTTACTTCTTCTAACTGACTTGAAAACTCAGTTCCTAATTTCCTTCTTTACTTTTTATCTGCAGATACTTTGAGCAGAATGATTTGGCAGATCAACCCGAGTGAATGTTTTAACTGTAACTGATGAACCAGATGTTACAATCAGGAAGCTCTGACTGATGCAGCATGAAGGAAGCAGACTCAGCAGTCACATACAAGATCCAACACAGAGAAAGGTGACATCATCCAAGAAGAACTCAGTGTAAACAAAGACTTTCATATTTGACTGTGGCTGCCCTgtacaggttggggtgaaagcaCAGAATGAAGTCAGAGTGCCTTGATCATAAATTACATCTTattttagttattgttttttttttaattcaatgtgGTTACCTCTGCTGGCACAACTGAAGCAGCCGAACATGCTGGACCACTATTTTCATCTACCAAAAGACCTTTTTCTTGGGTGATCCTGAGCTAAACAAAAGGTAAAAGGTAATtgaatgtaaagaaaaagtTTTGTCTAATGAACTGATTTGTATATATGCTGTTGATGTTGGTCAAAGTGTTTTAAAGCTCCCACAAATAAAGCTGCAAAAAATGACCTTGAAGTCCAACTTTTGATTTCAGTGTGAGATCTGATCATTCGATGCAGTGCTACAGCAGCAGCTAATGTACCGACAGACTGCCTCCACTGGTCATTGAGAAGCTGCAGAACAATGCTTGCAGTCAAAATCAAATCCTGTAGCTTAATTTATATTTCATTGTAAAAAAGCATTTCAACACCAAATGAGGATCCACATGGTCGAGCAAAAATAATAGGGTCTTTCCCAtgagtgtttgcatgttctcacagTGTGGGCATGTGTCCTTTTTGGTTTTCTCCCATAGTCCAAAGACCTGCAGTGGTTAATTGGATACCCTAAATTGACTAAGTATGAGTGAGAGAATGGATGTTTGTTTGCCCTGTGAAAGCCTGGTAACTTGTCCCCATGTCAGCCACGATTGGCTCCAGACCCCCACGTGAAGGATCGACACCAAACAGATAAAATGACACACAGGTTTCCACCAATACCTCACCTTTATTTTAATGTGGATCagtcaatacaaaaaaaactgagaaagtTTCAAAAAACTATTTAAGCATATCACAGAGACATGTGATGAAAGGCCTTGAcatcaaacattttcattttcagtgttgtCACATCAATTTGAAAACAACTACTGCTCACTGCTACCATAACCGCCAATGTATCTACCAGTACAGTAGCATTGTGATaaggattaaaaacaacaaaacattcaaCACTATCTTTTCATAGTCTCGTCCCACAGACCTCCTTAAAATCCAAATGTCAGatcatttgattttaaaatgacaaaaaaagtgaacAGTATGCTTCTCCTACCTCAGACCTGTTCAGTCAGGAGCCCAACTAGAAATGGCCANNNNNNNNNNNNNNNNNNNNNNNNNNNNNNNNNNNNNNNNNNNNNNNNNNNNNNNNNNNNNNNNNNNNNNNNNNNNNNNNNNNNNNNNNNNNNNNNNNNNNNNNNNNNNNNNNNNNNNNNNNNNNNNNNNNNNNNNNNNNNNNNNNNNNNNNNNNNNNNNNNNNNNNNNNNNNNNNNNNNNNNNNNNNNNNNNNNNNNNNCCACCCCCCCCTCGCATTGACCCTCAGGACATTTGAACAGGTGTCACTATGACAACCCCctgctgtgtttttcatgtgaatGCCAAACAACAGAGGATGTCCAGACCCCATTCTCCAGACATTATCCAGAGCCGTTGTTGAAAATGGACCAACACTGTTTTGTTTGGactgtcatttttaaatcatgttgGAAGAACTTTCTTACCAGCTGGGCTAATTCCACCTTCTGTTCCAGTAGCCTCAGCTCAGTCTGTTtggctctcctctcctcaaacAGCTCCTTCTTTTCACCCTCTACCTTCTTTCGCTCTGCCTCCGCCTGAACTTCCAGCTTCTGCTCGATCTCTGAACGCCGCTTTTGCTGCAAGAGGAGAAAAACGACAGGTGAGCCAAAAGATCCTGCTGCACATgaaaatacattataaatacTTAATGTAAGGtcattgtttaaaatgttgtcataagcacaataaaatcaatcaaaaaggcATTATTTGCAACACATGGATTCACAGGAGGGGCCTATTTACATCCATAGCGTTACACTTCACAATGTACAGAGAGATTAATGAGAAGTTTTAATTCATCAGTCTGGTCATTCCGCAGAAAAGGCTGTGTTCCAGTGAAATCATCACTAGATTCAAATATTCGGGGACATTATGCAGTCTTGGCCTTGTATCACACAAAGATATTTGTTGATATTTGAAATTAATGGACAGAAAGaatcaaagaaagaaaaccaagCTCGAACCCCAACATTCATATAGGCAGCGTGAATGTAAGTACATTTTTCAGGTCATCCTCTCATCACATCATATCTTAATTATGATGTAATAGGATGTTTCCACACTCCAAAAAAGAGGATTAGTGTTGTCTGATTAATTGATCCATTTCACACTCAACAATCTGTTTATTTACTAATGTCCCTCACTTCTATACCTCACCAATAGAATGGATCTGCTCACCTTGTCTGTAGAGACGTTGGACTCCTGTTTGAACTTTTGCAGAGTCCCCATCAGCAGGCCGAACATACGCCGATTCCTGcccaagaaaacacaaagccaCTGTCACTCATCAGTCTCTCAGCTACAACATAGTATAGAATACAACGAGATAATGTTGTACCACgaaaaaacatgcttttaaaacacttttgaaaaataaaagtaaaagacaacataaacctcataattCAAAGGTGGCAGCCACATATGGCATAAATAATGAACAACAAATCAAAAGAATTAATACGTGCCACCTGTCATCCCCACCACCCCAATTCCGGATGCAATTTATCTTATTTGATcacattaataattaaaatattcagtttaaataTTCATCTGTTTCTGTTGGCGTACCTCTGTTTGCCCTTCTCATCCATGGTCTGATCCTGAATGAGGTCTCGGCGTGTTCGCTCCTTGGAGGTAGCTACTACAGACGACTGCAACGCCGGCTGGAGTGGAGAAGACAGAGCATAAACTGTTAGGTTGATTTGTCTTAGACCAAATAACCATGCAAAATATTTATTACACTTATAGGTATAAATTTAGTAGACGATGAAAATTAAAAGTACTAACATGTGCCAACTGCAACAATAATAAACTTAGAAGCAGTTTCATGTTCAAACCTGTTCAAATTTGTCTCAACCAATAGATTAAtggttaaaaatacaaaagataATAACGACTAACTAGGGCTGCCTCaagattgtatttttttaaccataCAAGTTTGCAGAGCCTTAATGCCACTGTGATAACCACCATTAATTATATATGAATAGGTTATCTCACTGCATACCGTGTGCACAGTACCACAGCGACACAGCTGATCGAGCAGTTGTGTGCGTGTTGTTAAAATACATTCTCTATATAACAGTAATTGCAGCTTCTGAAcagcattttttaaacatttagattACATTGATCAACAGCAACAGATCTTAAGTCTTGCTGACAATATAATGCACCCTTAAGTCTCTAAATGTCAGATTTTCTAATGAGGACATTATTTTGTAAAGACCTGGCTACATTTGTTCATTCGTCTGCCAGCGTCTTCAAGGGACTAGATTTACAACTGAACTAATAAGTAGACAATGGCATATAAACTGGAAAAGGCACACAGAgcgcaaacctctgccaagtcAGCTTTCCAACAGTGCCAAAACAATCTCCAACCTTGCTAGgttaattgttaaaaaatataTCCTTAATTCTGATCAGAATCTTAAAATGTCTTGTATGCGCCATAAACCACATCTCCAGAAAATCAAATCTAAATACATGACTTACTTATGTGTCTCACAGACATAGGCGGCCAAAAAAATAACGATAATAGTAATACAATCACCCACACAAATTTATTTCAGGTCACATGATAAGCACTGAGGGGGAAAAACCCTGTCTTACCTTTTTGACATCATCGTCATCCTCGGCGTCGCTGTCCTGACGCGCATCTCTCCTGGCCCTCTGGTCCCCTGCCAGCCTGCAAATAGACACAAGAACATGTGATTTAAAGATCATAGATTTAAAACCTTcattttgataaagcttattaGTTAGggcatctcttagttatgcagCTATAGACTGAGACTGCTGGGGGAAATtttgtggtgcactcacacacgctcacacacttATTGTCATTCAACTTGTTCACTCTTTCCCTAGTTTGTCCTCATTATTATGCTATGATTAAAGTTGATAtctgtattattttttatcaacaatctgcCGCTGCTTCTATAAATGGCATTGTAGTCATAACTGATGTAGAAATGTCCtgtctaaacttataacttgacaCAACCATTATATATCTCCTCACCTCCCTCTGGCCCTTTCTCTCccctgtcccccatttttcctttcacctcaaccggtcgaggcagatggctacacctttttgagtctggttctatCAGATTTCTTGCTGGTAAAATGCAgggtttttctctccactgatgcctagtgct
This genomic interval from Solea solea chromosome 18, fSolSol10.1, whole genome shotgun sequence contains the following:
- the tedc1 gene encoding tubulin epsilon and delta complex protein 1, translated to MQRRKASVNVEVKQVIGALCRLLTATGLDAVPTPETFRRAKFGGGLEVEGQFWQLLTNILQRTGVVSFEAGGQPRGDSEHRKAVAAGLRQTGCHADWTYGRQTGEEEEGKSFSGRDLLLALGWLLATGTLETLLTQRVQQLDKVLLAPLPVISLVSSELQFDSSSLRRLQWLVGCLRHQRRILLSMVEERTRKLHTICSASLLPTVSSSSNQSLTALKEDCGRIQQLCDLLEAYLNWKQVENVFWTWMDSVMDCHQTPSFAKESLHTPSVCQHNSQRLEKCEDMLMRLPTAQTCRVRLQGKGPVRGHSYTAEKSQDSVEPSDILPASQAAQLLLQTEALLLEKRDRLRLENRLKLQEVIGELEGLVLIPP
- the pnn gene encoding pinin; this encodes MAVVVRSLQDQLEKAKEGLKNVDDNIRKLTGRDPNESRPGQIRRLGGPTAGIGGGRGRGINLLRRSLSEIGSGGPPVKKRDIDGALLRLAGDQRARRDARQDSDAEDDDDVKKPALQSSVVATSKERTRRDLIQDQTMDEKGKQRNRRMFGLLMGTLQKFKQESNVSTDKQKRRSEIEQKLEVQAEAERKKVEGEKKELFEERRAKQTELRLLEQKVELAQLVRKFFQHDLKMTVQTKQCWSIFNNGSG
- the gemin2 gene encoding gem-associated protein 2 → MNSDVEDLMPRLLPVEFESSTVKLDLNGPPRNPQEYLRQVQLEASLCPEVVVAQIDPKKLKKQTVNVSVPGCRAAPTGLCPSLSWQQQQVGNFSELRQTITKNRIHWSSQTLDDNVQVPKLTDEVGWKRFCLGEKVYMDTSSCDTEVEAEPGLDYSKVGFPPFLSIVSRLNQTTVLMVLEILIGWFEEREFVPQLGCWLYALLACLEKPLLPEAHSCIRQLARRCAQLRSTLESQEDEKLPALNLLICLVARYFEQNDLADQPE